From the genome of Streptomyces puniciscabiei:
TGGCGAGCTGTCCCGCGTCGATGACCGGCCCGAGGTGCACCTGCTCGCGGTGGGGGTCGCCGACCGTCAGCGAGTCGGCCTTGGCGGCGAGCCGTTCGACGTACTCGTCGTAGAGCGAGGCGTGCACGAGATGGCGGCCGGTCGTCATGCAGATCTGGCCCTGGTGGAAGAACGAGCCCCAGGCCGCCGTGGAGATCACGGCGTCGAGGTCGGCGTCGTCGAGCACGATCAGGGCCGAGTTGCCGCCGAGTTCGAGGTGGGCCCGCTTCAGATGACGGCCGGCCGCCTCGCCGACGGCGCGGCCCGCCGCGGTGGAGCCGGTGAAGGAGATGACGGGGACGAGCGGGTCCTCCACCAGCGCCCGGCCCGTCTCCGCGCCACCGGGCAGCACGTGCAGCAGGTCCTCGGGCAGGCCGGCTCGCGCGAAGACGGCGGCGAGGGCGAGGCCGCCGCAGACGGCGGTGCGCGGATCCGGCTTGAGGACCACGGCGTTGCCGAGCGCGAGGGCCGGCGCGACGGAGCGGATGGACAGGATCAGCGGCGCGTTGAACGGGGAGATCACGCCCACCACCCCGACCGGGACCCGGCGGGTGTACGACAGCCGGGGGGCCTCGCTGGGCAGCACCTGCCCGGTCGGACGGGAGGCGAGGGCGGCGGCCTCGTAGCACTCCTGGGCGGCCACATGCAGCTCGAAGTCCGCCTTGCCCGGGATGGAGCCGGAC
Proteins encoded in this window:
- a CDS encoding benzaldehyde dehydrogenase; this encodes MPLLDPKTWQDRRPAGPAHTVTEPATGDALGTVTLAAPGDVGDAARAARAAQGDWASAPHVQRAQVLRRAGDLFTEHAEELRDWLVRESGSIPGKADFELHVAAQECYEAAALASRPTGQVLPSEAPRLSYTRRVPVGVVGVISPFNAPLILSIRSVAPALALGNAVVLKPDPRTAVCGGLALAAVFARAGLPEDLLHVLPGGAETGRALVEDPLVPVISFTGSTAAGRAVGEAAGRHLKRAHLELGGNSALIVLDDADLDAVISTAAWGSFFHQGQICMTTGRHLVHASLYDEYVERLAAKADSLTVGDPHREQVHLGPVIDAGQLAKIDGLVRTSTARGAKLAAGGTHEQLFYRPTVLADAADDTPAYTEEVFGPVAPVRSFTSADEAAALAADSPYGLSLGIVTRDTARALDLAERIPTGIVHVNDQTVNDEAVAPFGGVAASGTGARFGGEANLDAFTALRWTTVRGDVAPYPF